The proteins below are encoded in one region of Telopea speciosissima isolate NSW1024214 ecotype Mountain lineage chromosome 10, Tspe_v1, whole genome shotgun sequence:
- the LOC122643843 gene encoding zeaxanthin epoxidase, chloroplastic-like, with protein sequence MASLQVFCVSNQYWNSIRVPKARTNKFSLGSSVIRSEEVGSLNLNKENDRKKPQILIAGGGIGGLVLALAAKNRGFEVKVFEKELSAVRGEGQHRGPIQLQTNALAVLEAIDKDVAEQIRDAGCITGNRINGLADGRSGEWITKIDLLTPALTRGLPVTRVICRMTLQDILMDAVGSDIVYNRSNVVDIIEEPDKVTVVLEDGRRFEGDLLVGADGIWSKVRSKLFGWKEAKYSNYTCYSGLLDYVPPYNDTVGLRVFLGLNQFFVALDVGGGKMQWLSFHKEPPRNTDPLGGKKKRLLELFGSWCDEVTMLIAETPEHIILQRDIYDRDMICCWGRGLVTLLGDAAHPMYPTLGQGGCMAIEDCYQLIVELEKVVESNSGTKMSEEISHALKRYERNRVIRNGILHAVARMALRMVSFYIPNLNFGWRIRDPAFHIARFVSGLVMQRMMNWIINGDGV encoded by the exons ATGGCATCTCTGCAAGTTTTCTGTGTTTCCAACCAATACTGGAACTCTATCAGAGTTCCTAAAGCAAGAACAAACAAGTTCAGCTTAGGTAGCTCTGTTATCCGAAGTGAAGAAGTGGGTTCTCTGAatttaaacaaagaaaatgataGAAAGAAACCTCAAATTCTTATAGCAGGTGGAGGTATTGGTGGGTTGGTCTTAGCTCTGGCAGCAAAGAACAGAGGATTTGAAGTAAAAGTGTTTGAGAAGGAACTAAGTGCAGTGAGAGGGGAAGGTCAGCATCGTGGCCCAATTCAGCTTCAGACCAATGCATTGGCAGTATTGGAAGCCATTGATAAGGATGTTGCAGAGCAAATCAGGGATGCAGGTTGTATCACTGGTAATAGGATCAATGGCCTGGCTGATGGTCGATCAGGTGAATG GATTACAAAAATTGATCTCCTAACTCCTGCTCTAACAAGAGGGCTCCCTGTTACTAGAGTGATCTGTAGGATGACTTTACAAGACATTTTAATGGATGCAGTTGGATCAGATATAGTGTATAACAGATCTAATGTCGTCGACATTATAGAAGAACCTGACAAG GTCACTGTAGTTCTTGAAGATGGTCGACGATTCGAAGGGGATTTATTAGTTGGGGCAGATGGAATATGGTCTAAA GTTCGTTCAAAACTATTTGGATGGAAAGAAGCAAAATATTCAAATTATACATGCTATAGTGGATTACTGGACTATGTGCCACCATACAATGACACTGTTGG ATTACGGGTGTTCTTGGGCTTGAATCAGTTCTTTGTTGCTTTGGATGTTGGGGGTGGCAAGATGCAATGGCTCAGCTTCCATAAAGAACCTCCAAGGAATACTGATCCTTTAGGAGG gaagaagaagagacttcTTGAACTGTTTGGGAGCTGGTGTGATGAAGTTACTATGTTAATTGCAGAAACACCAGAACATATAATTCTACAGAGAGACATCTATGATAGAGATATGATCTGTTGCTGGGGCAGAGGACTTGTGACTCTATTAGGTGATGCTGCACATCCTATGTATCCAACTCTTGGCCAGGGGGGTTGTATGGCCATTGAG GACTGTTACCAACTCATAGTTGAACTTGAGAAGGTTGTTGAGAGCAACTCTGGTACTAAAATGTCAGAAGAAATCTCTCACGCACTCAAAAG GTATGAGAGAAATAGAGTGATCCGTAATGGTATCCTACATGCAGTTGCTCGGATGGCATTAAGAATGGTCTCCTTTTACATTCCTAACTTAAATTTCGGGTGGAGAATAAGAGACCCTGCTTTTCATATTGCACGTTTCGTTTCTGGGCTTGTAATGCAACGGATGATGAATTGGATTATAAATGGTGATGGGGTTTGA
- the LOC122642854 gene encoding titin, protein MAKPDDTMKESWGTWEELLLACAVNRHGTHCWESVAMEIQNRSTTTSLHLLTPLNCKHKYLDLKRRFIAKDDKAFVGDDESEPFDNKKDEIPWLEELRKLRVAELRREVQRYDVSIVSLQLKVKKLKEEREQSGTEKENDEQKPDLEIDSDKERVKEEERDAKPEKSSPENVDGASVPGEDSDRESQSFNESNSTDPKVQNRENIVEDAEKKPVPVESVVGRPDPVSGESKPVGEGSYHGSSETIAKGSAPQPVGNSQGANTAREAGESPELWESVSESKGGGEGGQKESSDVQSSASLSKKNRRKKTISGSSSGEEPEADEVSPAIKRIAVKSQPLMTFLEIIRSHKYGSVFERRLESQETVKYRNLIRQHVDLEMVRTRLEEGHYSGCNRKFFRDLLLLFNNASVFFPKISHECVAAVALRQLVSKELAIRTLKLGRPKEEEEEAAVAAAPPPVVAPEPPVPPPAKVEPPDSQLAKPNSSGPIIACRKRSSITTKPSTTVIDKKVEPRPSAVADEKPVPDRKQPGPFPNVVEEQSLAKKRTRERSGLGTRSSRTGGKSRTNTNNTNKNPSADSDQNHTLGPNSGSAGKGSAHDEEPKTERKSNTTTTAVAKKRSAANFLNRMKRNSSSNGTLLETLKNSVNNSNNGKGGSSGELGAEQKRGGGKNDGRKDHGGRQISVGKQAAEQSSPAKRSVGRPPKRATAPLPPPLPRQAPSKRAREAADTEVVAAAPRQSRKRARR, encoded by the exons ATGGCGAAACCCGACGATACTATGAAGGAATCATGGGGGACTTGGGAGGAGCTCTTGTTGGCTTGCGCCGTTAACCGTCATGGAACTCATTGCTGGGAATCTGTCGCTATGGAAATACAGAACCGAAGCACAACCACTTCCCTTCATCTCCTCACGCCTCTGAACTGTAAACACAAGTACCTTGACCTTAAACGCCGTTTCATTGCCAAAGACGATAAAGCTTTCGTCGGTGATGACGAATCTGAACCCTTCGATAATAAGAAAGATGAGATTCCGTGGCTCGAAGAATTGAGAAAACTTCGAGTGGCGGAGCTTAGACGCGAGGTTCAACGTTACGATGTTTCAATCGT TTCCCTGCAATTGAAAGTTAAGAAATTGAAGGAAGAACGTGAACAGAGCGGAACAGAAAAGGAAAACGACGAACAGAAACCAGATCTAGAAATTGATTCTGACAAAGAAAGAGTCAAAGAGGAGGAGAGGGACGCAAAACCGGAGAAATCCTCGCCGGAAAACGTCGACGGAGCATCAGTCCCCGGCGAAGATTCCGACCGTGAAAGCCAGTCGTTCAACGAGTCTAATTCGACCGATCCGAAGGTTCAGAATCGAGAGAACATCGTCGAAGATGCGGAGAAGAAACCTGTACCGGTGGAATCCGTCGTGGGACGACCTGATCCGGTTTCCGGTGAATCGAAACCTGTCGGCGAGGGTTCTTATCATGGTAGTTCGGAAACGATAGCGAAAGGGTCGGCGCCCCAGCCGGTCGGGAACTCACAGGGAGCTAATACGGCAAGGGAAGCCGGTGAATCGCCCGAGTTATGGGAATCGGTGTCCGAGTCCAAAGGTGGCGGAGAAGGCGGCCAAAAGGAGAGCAGCGACGTGCAAAGCTCGGCGAGCTTATCAAAGAAAAACCGCCGGAAAAAGACGATTTCGGGGAGTAGCAGCGGGGAAGAACCTGAGGCTGATGAGGTTTCTCCCGCCATCAAAAGGATTGCTGTTAAATCACAGCCGTTGATGACTTTCCTCGAGATTATCCGGTCCCACAAATACGGCTCCGTTTTCGAACGCCGGCTGGAAAGTCAG GAAACTGTCAAGTACAGGAACTTAATCAGGCAACATGTGGATCTCGAGATGGTTCGAACGAGGTTAGAAGAAGGTCATTATTCCGGCTGCAACCGTAAATTCTTTCGTGATTTGCTTCTTCTATTCAACAACGCCAGCGTCTTCTTTCCCAAGATTTCGCACGAATGTGTCGCTGCTGTTGCACTTCGGCAGCTAGTTTCTAAGGAGTTGGCTATCAGAACCCTGAAGCTGGGTCGgcccaaagaagaagaagaagaagcagcagtagcagcagcaccaccaccagTAGTAGCTCCCGAACCACCTGTTCCACCTCCAGCGAAGGTGGAACCTCCGGATTCTCAGCTTGCGAAACCCAATTCCTCTGGTCCGATCATCGCCTGCAGAAAGCGGAGTTCGATCACCACAAAGCCATCGACTACAGTGATTGATAAGAAAGTAGAGCCAAGACCTTCAGCAGTGGCCGACGAGAAGCCAGTTCCTGATCGGAAACAACCCGGTCCATTCCCTAATGTGGTGGAGGAACAGAGCCTCGCGAAGAAGAGGACACGAGAGAGGTCAGGGTTGGGAACTAGGAGCTCTAGAACAGGTGGCAAGAGCCGCACCAATACTAACAATACCAACAAGAATCCAAGCGCGGATTCAGACCAGAACCATACCCTTGGTCCAAACTCTGGCTCGGCCGGTAAAGGGTCGGCCCATGACGAAGAACCCAAGACGGAGAGAAAAAGCAACACCACTACCACGGCAGTTGCCAAGAAACGAAGCGCCGCAAATTTCTTGAATAGGATGAAACGGAATTCGTCATCTAATGGAACGCTACTAGAGACGTTGAAGAACTCAGTGAATAATTCTAATAATGGCAAAGGTGGTAGTAGTGGAGAATTGGGGGCGGAGCAGAAGAGAGGTGGCGGCAAGAATGATGGGCGTAAGGACCATGGTGGTCGGCAAATCTCCGTTGGGAAACAAGCGGCGGAGCAGAGCAGTCCGGCGAAAAGAAGTGTTGGACGACCACCGAAGAGAGCGACTGCGCCATTGCCGCCGCCTTTGCCTCGGCAAGCTCCATCGAAACGGGCGAGGGAAGCGGCAGATACAgaggtggtggcggcggctccGAGGCAGTCGAGGAAACGAGCAAGGAGGTGA